In the genome of Prionailurus viverrinus isolate Anna unplaced genomic scaffold, UM_Priviv_1.0 scaffold_45, whole genome shotgun sequence, one region contains:
- the ADRA2C gene encoding alpha-2C adrenergic receptor — MASPALAAALAAAATAAAGPNASGAGEGGSGGAANASGAAPGAAWGPPPGQYSAGAVAGLAAVVGFLIVFTVVGNVLVVIAVLTSRALRAPQNLFLVSLASADILVATLVMPFSLANELMAYWYFGQVWCGVYLALDVLFCTSSIVHLCAISLDRYWSVTQAVEYNLKRTPRRVKATIVAVWLISAVISFPPLVSLYRQPDSAAYPQCGLNDETWYILSSCIGSFFAPCLIMGLVYARIYRVAKLRTRTLSEKRAPAGPDGASPTTENGLGAAAGAGENGHCAPPRRPCADVDPEESSAAAERRRRRCALRRGGRRRRAGGEGGAGGTGGAEGPAPGPGATDSGTLAAARSPGPGGRLSRASSRSVEFFLSRRRRARSSVCRRKVAQAREKRFTFVLAVVMGVFVLCWFPFFFSYSLYGICREACQVPDPLFKFFFWIGYCNSSLNPVIYTVFNQDFRRSFKHILFRRRRRGFRQ, encoded by the coding sequence ATGGCGTCCCCGGCGCTGGCGGCGgcgctggcggcggcggcgacggcggcggcgggcCCCAACGCGAGCGGCGCCGGCGAGGGGGGCAGCGGCGGGGCCGCCAACGCCTCGGGCGCCGCGCCGGGGGCCGCCTGGGGGCCGCCCCCGGGCCAGTACTCGGCGGGCGCCGTGGCGGGGCTGGCGGCCGTGGTGGGCTTCCTCATCGTCTTCACCGTGGTGGGCAACGTGCTGGTGGTGATCGCCGTGCTGACCAGCCGGGCGCTGCGGGCGCCGCAGAACCTCTTCCTGGTGTCGCTGGCCTCGGCCGACATCCTGGTGGCCACGCTGGTCATGCCCTTCTCGCTGGCCAACGAGCTCATGGCCTACTGGTACTTCGGGCAGGTGTGGTGCGGCGTGTACCTGGCGCTCGACGTGCTCTTCTGCACCTCGTCCATCGTGCACCTGTGCGCCATCAGCCTGGACCGCTACTGGTCGGTGACGCAGGCCGTCGAGTACAACCTGAAGCGCACACCGCGCCGCGTCAAGGCGACCATCGTGGCCGTGTGGCTTATCTCGGCTGTCATCTCCTTCCCCCCGCTCGTCTCGCTCTACCGCCAGCCCGACAGTGCCGCCTACCCGCAGTGCGGCCTCAACGACGAGACGTGGTACATCCTGTCCTCCTGCATCGGCTCCTTCTTCGCGCCCTGCCTCATCATGGGCCTGGTCTACGCGCGCATCTACCGCGTGGCCAAGCTGCGCACGCGCACGCTCAGCGAGAAGCGCGCGCCCGCGGGCCCCGACGGCGCGTCCCCGACCACGGAGAACGGGCTGGGTGCGGCAGCGGGAGCGGGCGAGAACGGGCACTGCGCGCCCCCGCGCCGCCCGTGCGCCGACGTGGATCCGGAGGAGAGCAGCGCGGCGGCCGAGCGGCGGCGGCGCCGGTGTGCCCtgcggcggggcgggcggcggcggcgcgcgggCGGCGAGGGGGGCGCGGGCGGCACGGGCGGCGCCGAGGGGCCGGCGCCGGGGCCAGGGGCGACCGATTCGGGCACGCTGGCTGCCGCGAGGTCCCCGGGGCCCGGCGGGCGCCTGTCGCGCGCCAGCTCACGCTCCGTCGAGTTCTTTCTGTCGCGCCGGCGCCGGGCGCGCAGCAGCGTGTGCCGCCGCAAGGTGGCCCAGGCGCGCGAGAAGCGCTTCACCTTCGTGCTGGCGGTGGTCATGGGCGTGTTCGTGCTCTGCTGGTTCCCCTTCTTCTTCAGCTACAGCCTGTACGGCATCTGCCGCGAGGCCTGCCAGGTGCCCGACCCGctcttcaagttctttttctgGATCGGCTACTGCAACAGCTCGCTCAACCCGGTCATCTACACCGTCTTTAACCAGGACTTCCGGCGTTCATTCAAGCACATCCTCTTCCGACGGAGGCGAAGGGGCTTCAGGCAGTGA